Genomic window (Zingiber officinale cultivar Zhangliang chromosome 2B, Zo_v1.1, whole genome shotgun sequence):
ccttagaggataccttagggtttgccttcgctccccctttacacgtgcttggtcttttgttcttgtgagattgcctcccccttggacattgactcctatagtgtccccgttgcttgcattggaagcacaccacgtgctccttgcccttgcgttttgggactccgacttccttgatctttggcgtcggtggagtcttcttagtcttctttggacatttactcttgtaatgtccaaattccctacactcaaaacacattatatgcaatttacttgaacttaaagtgtttgagttacctagggttgaggatggatgtatgctctcttcttcatccctcccggaggtagaagcttcttcttcgtgctccgatcttgaagaagaactcacctcctcttcttctttagatgttgagtagccctcaacttctaattcctcacctccacgatgtgagctacttggctcactaggctcctcttcatggcttggagtggggctctcctcatgaagtttggccaaattgttccacaactccttgccattattgtatcctcctatcttacacaaaatatcattaggtaaagaaaattcaatgattttcgttacctcatcattgatggttgattggtggatttgctccttggtccactccttcttctctagggtttctcctttcttgtccatcggaggcttgaaacctaattgaacacaactccaattttcaaggttagtcataagaaaatacctcattcttaccttccaatacgcgaagtcgcagcactcgtagaagggtggaaacgtgatgtcttctccgagtcgatccattctctagcttgtgctcctccgggtgttaatccgacgaagagaaaccttgctctgataccacttgttgggatccttcgtacggaagctagagagggggggtgtgaatagccgacaccaaatcgtcgcgtttctacaaacttggttagcgcagcggaaaataacacgtagaaacgaaggagaagaagacaaacctcaaacaaaccgatgtaacgaggttcggagattagggctcctactcctcggcgtgtccgtaaggtggatgagtccagtcaatccgtcggtggatgagtccccggaaaaccggctaaaaatgactccttatgggtggagaaacctcgccacaatactcttgcaacagcaagatgaatgtacaagaaatacaagaaagcagaagacaatacaagtgtaaaaacaatcttgccttctcgtcgactggaagaagcaacagcgcgaagcgcctacaacagcaggtgatccagccggaagctcacgcgaagctttggagaagctcaacaaagctcaagcacagcagcacttagggacaggaagaaggaaaagaagagagtTAGCACCtgaagccttgatctccttttataacctgcgaacctgcacagcgaagatagaaaccagcggagaagacggagcgatcCGTTGTGACTCAATGGTcgaacgtggaccgatcaggctccaccctgatcggtccaggacccttctgatcggtctggggaccgatcaggccctgggctgatcggtccctagaccgatcagaatgcttcacagaaagttgcccaactttctgttcgtttcctgatcggtctgtggaccgatcaggccacagctggatcggtccacagaccgatcccacctctctatGAGACAGGTGGTTGcgtatctgatcggtcgtggagaccgatcacaacgtatcactggatcggtctgcagaccgatccagagcttggtttttgcccaaaccaagtcccaagtctcccaaaccaacatccggtcaaccttgacctgttggtacatcatgcttagcatccggtcactcccttgacccgctaagactctccaccaagtgtccggtcaatccctttgacccacttggacttttctcttcgtgtcaagtatccggtcattcccttgacctacttgaccttctcaacaccagatgtccgatcacccttgatccatctggattttcccttgcccggcttcactcaccaggactttcacctagctttactcactagggttttcacctggcttcactcaccaggatttccaatctgcctgacttcactcaccaggacttccaacctgcctggcttcactcactaggactttccctatgccaagtctccacacttggactttccgcgtgccaagctacctgcttggacttttccccgtgccaagtctccgtacttggacttttccagtgccaagtctccatacttggacttttcgcgtgccaagctccctgcttggacttttccccgtgccaagtctccgtacttggacttttccagtgccaagtctccatacttggacttttcgtgtgccaagctccttgcttggacttttccccgtgccaagtctccgtacttggacttttccagtgccaagtctccatacttggatttttcgcgtgccaagctcccttcttggacttttcccgaatcaggtcaaccaggtcaaccttgacctaaggttgcacctacaatctcccaaacacctattcttgtcaaacatcaagaatacaactctcttctcgtcaaacatcaaaacacaactcgagtcaggtcaactcgagtcaggtcaaacaggtcaaccttgacctaaggttgcaccaacatagatGTGATAAAAGTCACTTCCGTGCCTCTCATCCGTGGCTTCATCAGGACCTCCGCCCATACTACAGACCAAATTTTGAACCACCATATCTTTCGGCTCAGCTGGAGCCACAACTTGATCTAAATATAAGAttatagataatttcaagagatacaactttaGTTTACGATAAATTGCAAGAAAACTAGGTTTAAGTGGTGAAAGATCTAGTTTACTAGACCTCTGTAATCTTGGTTTTCCTgagcagtttggaggaggtataaaagagtCAAGAACCCaccccattctttgactcatcttgggtttgagactttgtccctctccttggataaggttctccccttaggggaaaACTCTAAATCTCTTATTCTTCAAGATTCATCCATCTTCGGAGCAAGGGAGTGTTTCCAAGGACGTTATGCTTCAAAGATAAgcatatcttctctctatctccatgtattgagttgtagtttgcttctttcttcatcTTTAGATTGTAATCCCTTGTAATATAGTAtattctctagatctaggatataaGAAGTAACTATGATGCGATATGATGTATGAACTGTGTATTTGAACAatttcttattcaatgaagtgtttatgtcaTGTTGTATGTATGTTGTGTcttctatgtgtttgatgaaatgtgtgaatgATATAAATATATAGATGTGTATTGATGATTCACCTTGTAGGGGGAATGCCCTAGATTATATGaatgaggggccctagtgacaagggtatcccgTTGGACATCTATGACATTGCCTTAAAAGGGAGGACAATTCTCTACAAGGAAGTAAGGAATTGGATATAATTGTTATTTCTATCTCAATATTATTGAGTGTTAGTATGTTCTTGTGATTTATGATTGAGGGACGCTAGTGATAGGTGTATCTTGTTATCAGACTTTATAGTAATTATTactatttagtagcataggatatgGATCAAGATAGCATTCAGGCTTGACCTTTGCAGGGAAgggtcggtaatgaatctaacttcctacatgtACATAAGgatggaggtaaggagatgaataatgcatagggatattaactagcatcataatgaaattgaatcctagaatctatcaccCTTCACTCACCTATGCTTATTCTCTCTCTCTACTCTCTACTCTCTACTCTCTctctttccttctctttctcctttaaGTGTTCTTGAGCTAacattcgattgtctagataactcACCGTGCGAAGTTAATTAGTGTTTAATCAACAACCCCTATGGAatggatatttttattacttgacgacactcATATACTTATAGGCACACATCAAGTTTTTAGTGTCATTGCCGAGAattgttttcgattaacattagttgattagcatatgagttactctagatatttttcttttcctttttctttttgtattttccttcttattttcattatgtattttatttcttgtctttaattctatatttttttttgttttttctcataatttttttagatatcataagcattaacatgtcaagcaggccttcaagagaatttttcacacccatgagtgcAAGAGCAAGATCACCCATTGATAAAAATTATGATTTAGATAATGATCATTTTGAGTTCCTTTGTAAAGTGTGTGGTAGCACGTCTCATCTAGCCGTTATTTGTCACTTCTTCCATAAAGCTGCTAGCTCTTCCATGGAACTTCAGTACTTATTCCAACCTAAACATCAAGCAATATATTAGCAAGTTCTTGATACTTATAGCTATGACTGAGATGATTATcaaattcagaaccttcaaccCCAACTGATTTTAGAGTAGAGAGAGCAGTCACTAACCCAGCAGTAGATCTCTGACCCATCTCAACATTACAATCAAATTTGGATGGATCATCAAAATTTGGGCTACACCTACATTCAAAATGTTGAGCATATTTCCTAAGTAAATGAGCTGACTGACTAGGAGGACTCCCAAGACCCAAATACTCCTGTTCCTagtcagatgaagaccacaaTAAAAGATTCTGAAGAACTAATGGTGCAACAGAGGATCCTAGTTCTACGAATATTACAACAAATTTCTGATAATGTTATTGATCCTTCTATTGATAATATTGATATTAGTTCACTCGCCACCTCTTCTAAATCTATTAATGTTGTGGATGAAAGTGTAGAAACTTTTGCTATGGAAGCAACTTCCCTAGATTCACCTTCTTTGATCACATAACCAAGTGATGCTATGGAAATTAtaagaatggaattggttgatgataaatgtgtagggacttgtgcaatagaagcaaaactccaagaatcaccactttcaGAGGCACCACCACTTGAGTTAGAGCTAGAGCCACTACAAGACCCAGAAGTAGTCACATCTACTAGTTTCATACTTTCATGTACATCTCAATAATAGAAGGTTAGTAATTattgtgatcttttagaaaatttcatagaggtacctatgATTGATTTTGTCTGTTGTGATTCCATTTCTGATAATTGCTTAACTaaacttgatatggttctagttcttACTTATCTAACATGTATGTGGGAGGTATGCTTTTTCTatgggtgtgtaggttttcatGAGGTCGGAATTTGGAAGCTCATACCTGTCTCTGCCCTTCGGAAAGAACTCGTAAGGGGACGAAGATGAAGAGAGCGGTGATACACTACATTGCTCTTATAATGATAACTCTCTTCATAATAATATGAGTCATTGGAAGAAAATTCTGAAAGTTTCTCACTCCGACAAGATCGTGATTTTGATGAGCCTAATAAGGGGTCGAGCTAACGGCTTAAAATAAGCACTTTTTGGGAGGTAACCCaagttcttcttctttcttatttttatttaagttctattttctttttagtttacttttcttttttcatAATAACCCTAATCCCTCTACTTAGTTTTCCTTGTctagtttctttttatataattcaaagttgtggaggactGCAAATCACAGATAGAGAAGTATCTTCAGAACATGAATGTCTCGGCCATTTGGATCTcgtcacttggtaacttctctaacttcaaaatctcctccatattatatttctagttttcattgggataatgaaaagtttaattctAGGGGGATGTATtgggtttagtttaatttttatcatattcAATAGTTTTGCACATTTCTTTTtggataataaattttttatagttGCATCATTTATCATGTCATGATTGCTTTTTGCTTAATACAAAATACTAGCATGCTTATTCTAGATTTCATATgatttattggttacttatgatgatagtatgtttagtgatctatctttttctaagTATGATAGCATGAAATGGGAAATGATTTtactgtaagagtttaagtattagcCTTgatttaggatctctatacactttgacaagttttgatggtagataactctgaaaatagtcatgactcatagaactggactagtacttgtgtttcTAAGGTGACCTCttaattacattttggttactagatgatttTGGATCATAGAAACTcacttggaaaaatcaaaatccttgCATTTACATTTGTATTTGCATATATGTTAGTGCTACATTTTTAAAGcaccaaaaaaaaagaaaacaaaatcatatgaataaggaataaaaaaatagttgtcgtaagtggaaactaacaatttacctctttgagatcgagttaggttactggggaaataaatattatgttttcttttaattctaaATAGTTCTTTAAGACCTTGTATAGTTTTAGAAATATGAACAatgtgtgtggcaagtaagtggcTATCActagaagcataaggaacacaattttatgacaacttgactaggattagggattgatacttgataaatttaggcaTTATTGCACTAAGCACGAAGAACTATTACTTATGTCATACtcaaacaacttttgtattctgctcaccaatgaaattatttgataggattagattaacTTACTAaagatgcactatttaaccacataaGTTTAGATGCAATTTTTGCTTGAGGACATGCAAAGGTTTTAGTTTGGGGATGTGATGCGCGtaaattatatatacttttattcatattttgtCACACGTCTgcttgtatttcatgagcataatctatatttattgtacTGTATTTCATTTTAATATCATATTTCCACTTCTttgtcggagatctgctctttgtataTTTTCTTATTGACAAGAATCTATTTGGAAGTGAAAATGGGGTAAAAATGCACACGAGAGCAACTTTGGATGAAATCAAGCTAAGGTCGTGTGCTTTCACACAACTGTGTGGCCATCCCCAAGTAAAGCAGGCTCTgaccatgccaaatggcatgatCATGCCAAATTTCCAAAGGCGAAGCAAGGAGtggtcatgccaaatggcacgatcgTGACATTCTTACAGAGCCGAGGAAGACCCTGACCATGTGATTTTACATGGCCGTGAATTTTATCCAGAGAAGAGGAAGACCACGACCGTCTGGATTCCACATGGTTATGAGGCAAAGAAGTCGAGACCATGCCACGCAAAAATAGAGTCATGCTGAATTCTGGGCAAATTGCAGACCAATCATAAAACGACCATAACTTTACGCTCAATTGAAGTTATGGGCTATTCTTTATACCAAAATGTAggtaacttcaagatctacaactttttttTGAGGTTTAATAGAGATAAAGTAGAGTCTATCCATTCTAAAAGGTACGGTTGTGCCTCCCAACCGCGGCTTTATCGGGACCTCCAACTAGACtgtagaccaaactttgaaccacaaTATCTTTCAGCTCAGTTAGATCCAGGACTCAATCCAAATATCAGATTGTATATAATTTCAAGGGCTACAACTTTGATTCAGGGTGAATTATGAGGAAACCATGTTTAATGGGTGAGATCCGGTTTACCGGACCCCTATAATTTTAGTTTCCTGGGTCGTTTGGagaaggtataaaagggtcaagaagcTCATTCTTtcactcatcttgggtttgggactttgtcCCTCTCCTTGTATAAGGGTTCTACCCTTAGAGGGAATCTCTAAAGCTCTTATTCTTCAAGATTCGTCCATCTCTGGAGAAAGAAAGTGCTTCCAAGGATGCTATGCTTCAAagataagcatctcttctctttatctccatgtattgagttATGGTTTACTTCTTTTTTCATCTTTGGATTGTAATCCCTTGTAATAGAGTAGATTCTCTAATTTTAGGATGTAGAAAGTAACTATGATGTGATGTGATGTATGTACTATGTATTTAGATATTTTattattcaatgaagtgtttatgttatgttctatATATGTTGTTcttctatgtgtttgatgaaatatgtGAATGGTGTAAATATATAGATATGTATTGATTATTTACCCCATAGGGGGAATACCCTAGATCATATGATCTAAGGGCCTTAGTTACAAGGATATCTCATTTCCAGACATCTAGGGCAATGCATTGAAAGGGAGGATAATTCTCTACAAGAAAGTAAGAAATTGGACATAATTGTTATCTCTATATTATTGAGTGTTAGTGTGTTCTTGTGATTTATGATCAAGGGGCACTAGTGACAGGTGTATCCCATTACCGAACTTCACAAAAATCAttaccatttagtagcataggatatgGATCAAGATAACATTCTAGCTTGACCTCCATGGGGAAGAGCCGATAATGAATCTAACTTTCTACATGTGTATAAGgatggaggtaaggagatgaataatgcatagaaatattaactagcatcataatgaaaccaaaatcctagaatctatcatcctttaCTCACCTACActtattctctctctctctccacttCTCTTTCTCCTTTAAGTGTTAGTAAGCCAacattcgattgtctagataactcACTGTATAAAGTTAATTAGTATTTATTCAATAGTCCCTGcaggatcgatatttttattacttgatggcACTCATATACTTACGGACACACATCAGTGTACTAATTTTGTATCCACTTACATCATTGTCTTTATTCTAAAATATTATGTAGTTGTTTATATAACAATCAACCTTCTTTACAGGTAAATCTAAACCTCTAACCAATTTATttatattgtaaaaattattaatcATTATGTTATCAACAGGAAGTAATTCTGACATTAATTAACATATGTTATCATAACATCTTTATGAGAAATGATGttatgctttcatattcaataaccttgaagtAGCTGATAGTTAGGAATGACCAGAGGGAATGTCTtctcacacttctctttcactagccctTAACATTTTATATAGTTCCTGGTATTCAAGTGTTGATGTTTCAtatatattggaataatcaactgcaacATTCATTgcatcgtgaaccattgattgcattgcaatatCATTAGCTGATGATTCAGGCATAGTAAAAGTTATGGTAGATGACGAACCACCAGAAGACCCAATTGATTTAAATAAATAAGGCCCTTtgtgacagtaccaattgtaaTAATTTGGCACAAAATTATTTCTACATATATTACTTTAACGGTATCCTCATCAAGGATGTCTTTGTAATGGTATCAAAGTATTTCGGATGGAATCTAGTTTCCGTCGGTATGTCCGTCAGTACATAGAAATACCCTATATATAACATTCTAATTAAATGAGTTCATTATGGATAGGCATATCTATCATTATATACAACCAACCCTAAATTGTTCTATCGACCAACAGTTGTACTAAACCTTCTATTAATTATTATCTCAATATTACCAAACCTAAACTCCACTCTCGATCAAATGTTGTACCAGCACTAATTAACTTACCCTTATGGATCTCTCACACACaagatttaattaatatatatccCTAGCTGGCTagtgatatatgtatatatatttcaaTGCTTTGATGTTTCCTCTTCATCAAAATTAGACTAAGGTACGTTCTACCTCCTGATCATCACAAGCTAGCCTTCTCCTGCCAGATGGACCCCCATTGGCCATTGCTGAAAGAGACAGCACGAGATCGATCGATGACCCTTTACAAAGCTAGTACTCCTACTGTGCTTGTTTTACAGTTTTCTGCCCTGTACATGCTTCCAATATTACTTAATTAACAATACCATGTTgcaaaaaggcgggtcccgccgcccagcggcccccgcacccctgccccacgagtatgagagggagtaaatcacggtgaatacgggcccggcgatgacatggcggtcgaaggtgtttagcacggacagatattgatgttatcgcaattgctgccgcagaccttcgacctcccgacccatgttgcaagaataccatgtcataaccggttgatcccgcccgtgggggcacTTAATTAACAATACCAGCACGGACTGGAAGAAGCTAAAATACCCTACCCACTTAATTAACGTGGTTAATCTTCTGCCAACAAAATCGATCTCCATCATTGGTCAATGGCTACAACCTTCCTTCCCCTCTTCATTCATTCCTTGTGGTAGCTAGCTTGATTCTTAGCTAGGTTTTGATTCTTGAGATGGAGCTGGGAGATGGAAGAAGTGCGTTTTCTGTAACTACTGAGCGGGGAGAGGTGTGGAGGTATGCTccctcctattcttcttcttcttctacttcttcttgttcttcgGCTCCGTTCAAGTGGAAGGAAGGTGATTACTTTTGGGGCGTGGACAAGGAGGCGATGTTTGATAAGGTGGTGACGCCGAGCGACGTCGGGAAGCTCAACCGGCTGGTGATCCCCAAGCAGCACGCCGAGAAGTACTTCCCGTTGGGCGGCGGCGCTGGCGGCCGGAACCCGAGCGGGGTGATGCTCGCCTTCGAGGACCGCAACGGCCAGTCGTGGTGCTTCCGGTACTGCTACTGGGGCAGCAGCCAGAGCTACGTGATGACCAAGGGGTGGAGCCGGTTCGTGAAGGAGAAGCGCCTCGACGCGGGGGATGCCATCGCCTTCGGCCGCGGAGTCGGGGAACCCAGTCGGGACCGGCTTTATATAGACTGGAAGCGGAGGCCGGAGAGCCGCCCTCTTCGTGGAATTTCCTTCTGCCACTTCTTCATGCCGCCGCTGCCTCTGGTAAGGTCCAACGCCGCCGCTGCCTCCTCCTCCCCGTCCGCTAACGTTCAGCAACAGGTAGTTTTCTTTCACCCTCCCGCCGCGCTGCGGCCAGTTCAGGTCGATCCTCGGCCGGATAACAACCAGCGGCAGGCGAGAGACAAGGGCGTGTGGCTTTTTGGGGTAAACCTCCTAGCCAGCCAGACGGACGCCGGAGGCTCTAGCGACTTCATATCTTCCCAGGGCTcatcgtcctcactggatctcgaTTCTTCACTACTGACAAAGACAGATCCCTGGAAACTGGAACTGGAGAAAGCTCGGAGAGGTTCTTAAATtctcttctttttaatttatttttcccaGCATACTTAAGATTTGATCATGTTTGTAtctaaattaaattcaagttcCAATTAAATATGCTGAAAGATCTATTTGTAAGCCTACGTACATGAGATTAATAAATACATAAGAAATATAATAAGGTTTTATCAGCTTTGTAaatcataatcataatcataaaGTGAACATGAATTACCTCCATGGACAAACATCGTGCATAGCCATTGTTTCTACTCAGTTGTCAAATACTGAAACACAACTCTTGGAAACAACATGTttcatatatattattatatcACTTAGCTTGTTCATGTGTCCAGGTGTCATATACAATGGCAAGAAGGGGAAAAGAGATTAATGCCTAGAGATGAATTGAACTTTAATAATTAATCTCAGACTTTCCATTGATATATAATTTCCTGTAGAATGTAGTTTTAAGTACATGCATCGGTATGATGGAATATGCTAAATCTGATCAGTACAGCTGCTGTCGGTTATCACAGAACTGGTTATTGACAGGCAGTTGTTGCATTAATTCTTGGTTGTCACACACACTACTATATGATATACTTAATATTAATTGTTTTTAAAGAAAGTATGAGTGTCTAATCAGAATCCAGACTAAATAGTGCCTACTTAGTAAAATAAGTTTTGTGTCTTGTTGATTGATCACGTAAAATTgttatgtaataaatcatgtaaaaTACTAGAGTACTTTATGCATTACCAAGAGACTAGTGTAGATGCTTGAGTTGCAATCTTCTAGATTTGGTATCTATGTGGGTGTAGATAGATCACAAAGTGATGTGATGAGGTATGTATCCTCTCCTCCTAGTCATATATACAACCCTAGCTTACCTCCAACGGTTAGTAGCCgctcgtgatttatctcctctgtaTTTGCCTTGAGACGGATTGGCGGGGACGCTGGAAGTGAACATATTCACTTTTTGCCATCATATACAACCCTAGCTCtctcttttttcttatttatctCCTCTTATCTTTTTTGCATCTATATTACCAATATTCTTCTCACACATGACACACACTACCATTTGTGCACAATTTCTTTTAGTTGATTGTTTGTAGGTGGTGAAAAAGTGATATAGTTTGCCCTTGTTCaacaaattaattaactaatgGAGATTAAATTCATGGAAAATTGAAGAAAGCATGAATGATACTGGGAATGTTTATTGATATATAGGAGCAAATATGTCTAAAAGATTTTATAGTGATGAGATTGCAATCAATTGTTTGTATTTTTGCTGGAAATTGAgcaatttaagaggaattattgTATTTAATATGTCTTGATTACAATAGATGAAATCTCTTTCATATATAATGTAGTAGATAGGGAAATAACCATAGGTAAATCAAACTAAACCAAGTTTGAgattaagaaaaatctcctttctcTAACACCTCCCCTTAAATAGGATATAGTAGTAGAAGTATCTTTAGTTTGAATTGAGCAAGAATGAGATTTATAAATTACCGAAGTCTAATCGGACAATTAATACACTTGCCCTTGATGATATGCACAAAATTTAGGATGACACAATTGATTTTGGCTGTGACGTGGTGGTGGTTTCAACTATGGTGATCTTTATAAATGGGGCAAGGGCAACAATTATCCAACATCAATTAGGTGGCATAGGCCAGAGTGGTGATCATTTGAAACAATAATGGTAGTCGGAGACAAAGGCAGAGTGGCAATACAACACCAATAAAGTCGATGGGTTATTGACAAAAAAAAGGTTCAGTAGAGGCAGGAGAATGGAAGAAAAAGCAATGTTGAAAGGGAAGGAGAGGTCATGATCTTACTAAGAATCTTGTCAATGAATTGTTCTAATACTATGTTAGCATTGCAAAGgagttgttatatatatatatatatatatatatatattcttcaaTGCATGTTGATTATAATAGATGAGTACTCCTTTTTGTAGAGATGATGTACATGACAACAATGGAAAATACATATATGATGTTATGTCGTTGTAAGTAATAAACAATTTctatagaagaagaaaataatcaTAAACAAATCAAACCAAATGACATAGAATAATCTCCTCCAATAAAACTTTTCTGATGCAATTCCAATCCAACATGATTTCCTGAACTTTAAACAGTTATAACTTTGAACTCGGGACTTAGAATC
Coding sequences:
- the LOC122045497 gene encoding B3 domain-containing protein Os02g0683500-like isoform X2, whose protein sequence is MELGDGRSAFSVTTERGEVWRYAPSYSSSSSTSSCSSAPFKWKEGDYFWGVDKEAMFDKVVTPSDVGKLNRLVIPKQHAEKYFPLGGGAGGRNPSGVMLAFEDRNGQSWCFRYCYWGSSQSYVMTKGWSRFVKEKRLDAGDAIAFGRGVGEPSRDRLYIDWKRRPESRPLRGISFCHFFMPPLPLVRSNAAAASSSPSANVQQQVVFFHPPAALRPVQVDPRPDNNQRQARDKGVWLFGVNLLASQTDAGGSSDFISSQGSSSSLDLDSSLLTKTDPWKLELEKARREAPHVASNAHDDSHHRFWR
- the LOC122045497 gene encoding B3 domain-containing protein Os03g0120900-like isoform X1 produces the protein MELGDGRSAFSVTTERGEVWRYAPSYSSSSSTSSCSSAPFKWKEGDYFWGVDKEAMFDKVVTPSDVGKLNRLVIPKQHAEKYFPLGGGAGGRNPSGVMLAFEDRNGQSWCFRYCYWGSSQSYVMTKGWSRFVKEKRLDAGDAIAFGRGVGEPSRDRLYIDWKRRPESRPLRGISFCHFFMPPLPLVRSNAAAASSSPSANVQQQVVFFHPPAALRPVQVDPRPDNNQRQARDKGVWLFGVNLLASQTDAGGSSDFISSQGSSSSLDLDSSLLTKTDPWKLELEKARRAASAVKIYNHAADERETVSD
- the LOC122045497 gene encoding B3 domain-containing protein Os03g0120900-like isoform X3 translates to MELGDGRSAFSVTTERGEVWRYAPSYSSSSSTSSCSSAPFKWKEGDYFWGVDKEAMFDKVVTPSDVGKLNRLVIPKQHAEKYFPLGGGAGGRNPSGVMLAFEDRNGQSWCFRYCYWGSSQSYVMTKGWSRFVKEKRLDAGDAIAFGRGVGEPSRDRLYIDWKRRPESRPLRGISFCHFFMPPLPLVRSNAAAASSSPSANVQQQVVFFHPPAALRPVQVDPRPDNNQRQARDKGVWLFGVNLLASQTDAGGSSDFISSQGSSSSLDLDSSLLTKTDPWKLELEKARRG